The Desulfocurvus vexinensis DSM 17965 genome includes a window with the following:
- a CDS encoding LysM peptidoglycan-binding domain-containing protein, translating to MIGRDSRYARCVLYRDSDGTSLGMRQRIDTTPRYDDRLHTVVEGDRLDLLAHRYLGDARLWWIICDYNDLFFPLALEPGLALRIPSREHVQMRLLD from the coding sequence ATGATCGGCCGTGATTCCCGCTACGCCCGCTGCGTTCTCTACCGGGACAGCGACGGCACCTCCCTCGGCATGCGCCAGCGCATCGACACTACTCCGAGATATGACGACCGCCTGCACACCGTGGTCGAGGGCGACCGTTTGGATCTGCTCGCTCACCGCTATCTGGGTGATGCCCGGCTCTGGTGGATCATCTGCGACTACAACGACCTCTTTTTCCCGTTGGCGCTCGAGCCGGGTCTGGCGCTGCGCATTCCCTCCCGCGAACACGTCCAGATGCGCCTGCTCGACTGA